The DNA window CCACGTCTCCCGGCATCACCAACGCGCTGTGCCTGAAGCTGGACAAGCGCCTGTCCGCGCTGTCGAAGCGCCTGGGCTTCACGTACACGCGCTACGCGGACGACCTCACCTTCTCGTGGACGAAGGCGAAGCAGCCCAAGGCCCGCCGCGCCCAGGGCGCCCCGGTGGCGGTGTTGCTGACCCGCGTGAAGGACGTGGTGGAGGCCGAGGGCTTCCGCCTGCACCCCGAGAAGACGCGCGTGAGCCGCAAGGGCACGCGTCAGCAGGTGACGGGGCTGGTGGTGAACCAGGCCCGCAACGGAGTGCCCGCCGCGCGAGTCCCCCGCGATGTGGTGCGCCGCCTGCGCGCCGCCATCCACAACCGGGAGCAGGGCAAGCCCGGCCGCGAGGGCGAGTCGCTCGAGCAGCTCAAGGGCATGGCCGCCTTCGTCTACATGACGGACGCCGCCAAGGGCCGCGCGTTCCTCGAGAGCCTGGAGCGGCTCGAGGCCCGCGAGAAGCCGGACGCCCCGAAGGTCGCCTGACCCACCGCCACGCCTCAGGGCGTGGCCGTCTCCTCCAGCAACGCGGCGTCGAAGAAGGCCCGGAGCCTGCGCGGATACTCCGTGGGCTCCACGGTGCTGAAGCCGCCATGGCTCGCCCCCTGGATGCGCCACGTCTGGGCGTACTCGCGCACGTGCGCGAAGAGCTCATCCGCGAGCGGCTGTCCGGACTCCTCCGAGCCCATGACGATGAACAAGGGCCGGGGCCGGACGTGGTCCACCGCGTCGATGGTGCGCACCTCCTCGAGCGCGATGTCCCGTCGCCAGAACGGCACCAGCGCGGCGGACTGGGTGAGGAAGCCGAAGCGCCGGAAGTCATACGCCGCCGCCAGCCACAGCGTGTTGAACGGCGACAGCAGCACCACCGCGCGAACCTCGGAGTCCTTCGCGGCGACCTCCGCCACCGCCGCCGAGCCGATGGAGAACCCCAGCGCCGCCACCCGCTTCGGGTCCACGTCCGGGCGAGCCCGCACGAACTCGAGCGCGGCCTTCACGTCCAGCCGCTCACGGTCTCCCCAGGTGGAGAACTCACCCTGGCTTTCTCCATGGGCGCGCAGGTCGAAGAGCAACACGCCATAGCCCGCGTCCGCGAGGATGCGCGCTTCGGGCAACAGGTCCGCGCGTGTCTGTGAAAGGCCGTGAGCCATCACCACGGCGGCGCGGTTGCGCGAGGGCACATACCAGCCACGCAATTCCAGCCCATCCGAGGTGAACAGCCGCACATCCTGCGCCTGTGCGAAGTCCGCGGGCTTCGCCGGTGGCGTCCTCGGGTAGTGGAAGTACGCCTCCGAGTGCCGATACGCCCGAGCGAACAAGCCCCCGGAGACGAGTACACCCAACCCCACCACGGCCACGAAGACTCGCTTCCACTTCATGAAACAGAGCCACCTTCCCCGGGTCATTCACGCCCGGCTGCTTCTGCCCCACGCGAGTCACTCGCGACATGGGGGCGCGTCCATGGTCAATCTCGCGCGGCACAGTTTACACTGAGGACACTTGAACTCGCGGTGAGACACGCCGCGCACCACCTTTGCATTTGCAGGGATGCTGTGAGCACGTCCAAGACGATTTTCGATGCGGTGGTGGTGGGCTCCGGAGCGTGTGGTGGGTGGGCGGCCAAGCAGCTCACGGAAGCGGGCCTGAATGTCCTCGTGCTGGAGGCGGGCCGCAGTGAGCGCTCGGACCGGCTGCTCTGGCTGTGGCACCGCATCCGGCAGAAGTTGCTGGGCTATCGCGCGGAGTCGGATGACTCACGCAAGCAGCGGCAGTCGGTGCAATCCACCACCTTCGCGTGGCCCTTCCATCCCCACGCCTTCGTGGATGACGTCGACAATCCCTACACCACGCCGAAGGACGCGCCCTTCGCGTGGATTCGCGCGCGGCAGGTCGGCGGGCGCACGTCCGTGAAGGCGCACGGCCGCCAGTTCTATCGGCTGTCTGATTTCAACTTCAAGGCAGGCAGCCGCGACGGACAAGGGCCGGACTGGCCGCTCACCCTCGAGGACCTCCGGCCGCACTACGAGACCGTGGAGCGGTGGATGGGCATCCACGGCAACGCGGATGGGCTGGACACGCTGCCCGACTCCATCTTCGCCTCGCACATCCCGATGAACCCCGCCGAGCAACGGCTGAAGGAGCGCGTCGAGCGCCGCTGGCCGGAGCGCCGCGTGGTGGTCCGCCGCACCGCCTCCGCGCCCGTCACCATCCCCGCGGCGCTGAAGACGGGCCGCCTCACCCTGCGCACCCACGCGGTGGTGAACCAGGTGCTCCACGACGCGAAGACGGGCCGGGCCTCGGGCGTCAGCTACGTCGACACGAAGACGGGGAAGACGCTGGAGGCCCACGGCCGCGTGGTGGTGCTCGCCGCGGGGACCATCGAGACCACGCGCCTGCTCCTGCACTCGACGAGCGCGGCGTTCCCCGACGGCCTGGGCAACTCCTCGGGGCAGCTAGGCCGCAACCTGATGGACCACACGTACCTGCTCGGCATCGAGGCGCGGATGAACCTGCCCCCCGAGCAGCAGCGCGCCGAGCAGAGCTGGGCGTACATCCCCCAGTTCCGCAACGTCACCGCCCAGGAGGACGGCTTCGCGCGAGGCTATGGCGTGCAGGTCTTCACCTTCGCGGACACGTGTCACTTCGTGCCCTTCGGGGAGATGGTGCCGCGCGCGGGCAACCGCGTGACGTTGAGCGCCACGGTGAAGGACCGCTGGGGGATTCCGGCGGCGCACATCGACTGCCGTCACTCGGACAACGAGCTGAAGATGTCCGCGGATGCCGTGGCGTCGTGCCAGGAGATGATGAAGGAAGCGGGCTTCACGGTGGAGAAGGTGAACGACGCGCTCTCCACGCCGGGCATGGCCATCCACGAGGTGGGCACCGCGCGCATGGGCTCGGACCCGAAGACGTCCGTGCTCAACCCGTGGAACCAGAGCTGGGACGTGTCCAACCTCTACGTCATGGACGGCGCCAGCTTCCCCTCACAGGGACCGCAGAACCCCACGCTGACCATGATGGCGCTCGCCGTACGAGCCAGCGCCCACATCGTCAGCGAGCTCAAGGCGGGCAGGCTCTAGCCTCCACCGCCCGGGCGGCCACCGCGTCACCTCCTCACGCGGGGCCGCCCATCCAACACCTCAAGCGCCGGGCTTGGGGGTGCCCTTGTTGTTCGGAGGGGTGGGCTTCTCGCGCAAGCTGAGTCGCGAGCTCCACATCGCGGGCGTCACGACCACGATGAGCAGCGTCAACAGCACGGTTCCAATCATCAGCTCCCAAATCATGTCCATGGTGTCACCTGTCGAGGCAAAGGGTTCAGGGATGCGTTTGTGAATCCGGGGGATGCGTGAGGAGTGCCAACCGGGCGGCTCGGCCCCGGCGGGCGAAGCGAGTCAGCGGGCGCGCACGTCAATCAGGGCCATCATTCCGGCCTCGGCGTGCTCGAGGATGTGGCAGTGCACCATCCACGAGCCCACGTCGGTGGGGACCATGGCGATGTCCACCGTCTCGCGTCCGCGGATGAGCACGGTGTCTCGGAAGAACGGCTCATCCACGGGCACGCCGTTGCGAGCGAGCAGCCGGAAGAACATCCCGTGGTGGTGGATGGGATGCAGCCGGGCCGACTCGTTGACGTAGCGCAGCCGATAGAACTGGCCCTGCGTCAGCGTGAGAATCGGCTCTTCGTGGTGGTGCTGCGCATGGTCGACGAACGCCTTGCCGTCGATGGTCCACTCGATGCCGAGCGGGCCACCCCCGCGAGCGTTCAACCGGAAGGTGTGGTGCTCCGGCACCTCCAGGCCCGTCTTCCATGCGGGGACATGAGCGCGAGCGGGAGACTCGAACGAGGGAGGCTCCACGGGCTCGCCCTCGATGACGATGTCCGCCAGCGAATTGGGACGCCGTGAGGAGAACCGGTCCACGACGGTGAAGGGCGCGGCCAGGCTCTGGTTGAAGGTGATGTCCAGGTCGATGCGGTTGCCGGGTGCCAGCTCGATGCCCGTGGGGTCGATGGGCTCGCGCAGATACATCCCATCCACGGCGATGAGCTTCGCGGCCAGCCCCGAGAAGTCCGGCATCACCACGCGCCCGTTCGACGAGTTGAGCATGCGCAAGCGGATGCGCTCACCCGGGCGCACGCTCAGCACCTCGCGAGAGCGCCCGTTCACCGTGATGACGTTGCCCCACCGTCCATCGTGAGACAGGTCATGGCGCGTGTTGAAGCGCGGGTCCACCTGCCCCGTCTGGTCGAGCAGCCAGTCGTCCACCACCCACATCACGTCGCGGCTGTAGGGCGGAGGGTTGGCGTCCTCGACGATGAGCACGCCGTACAGCCCGCGCTCCACCTGCTCGCTGCCGCGCACGTGCGGATGGAACCAGTACGTGCCCGCGTCCTTGGGAGTGAACTCGTAGACGAACGTCCCCCCGGGCTTCACCGGCGGCTGGGTGGCATTCGGCACTCCGTCCATGGCGTTGGGCAGACGCACGCCGTGCCAGTGGATGGTGGTCTCCTGAGGGAGCTTGTTGGAGAAGCGGACTCGCAGCGTCTCGCCCAGGCGGATGCGGAGCTGCGGGCCCGGCACCTGGCCGTTGTAGGCCCAGACGCGCAGGCGGCGTCCGTCCACGAGCTCGACCTCGGTGGGCTCGGCGACGATGTCGAACGAGCGGACCTTCCCGTTGGGGCGCGCCTCCAGCGGATAGGCGCCCGTGAACTCACGCAGCGCTGTCTGCGTGGCGCGGGGAGACTCGGCCGCTCCCTGCTTCGAGCAGGAGGTGGCGGCCGTGATGAACAGCAGCGGAAGGGCGATACGACGTGCGCCAGCCACGAGGGCTCGCACGCACCAGGAAGAAGTCCACACGTTGTCAGGCTCCAGGCAGGAGTCAGCGGCTGGCCGGAGCGATGACGCGCGCACCCGGCCCCTCAAGGCGTCCTGGAGGCGTCGGCATCACGGCCACGGTGCGCGGGGCACACCGAGGACATGCGCGTCGCCTCGCGCACGGGGACACGGCCTGACGACACCTCGAGACAACGGCCCCGAGGAGACGGCATGGCTCGGCCCGCGCGCCGGAGCGCTCAGATGAGCAGCGTGCGGATGCGAAGGAAGACAGGGGGCCCCTGCGCGTGGGGGACATCCCAGAGCGCGAGCGACCGCTGAGGGCCGAACTCGGGCGCCTTGGCGTGGAGCCAGGCGGCCGGCGGCAGCGCTGGAGGCGCGGCGAGGAAGGGGCTGTAGCTGGAGAGGCTCGCCTCGGTGGGCGCGGGCAGGTCCCAGTGGGGCTCGTCACAGCAGTCCGACTGGAACGCGGGCTGCTTCCCCTGGGTGTCGTCCGCCGCGTGTGCCTCCGTGTGGGGGCACTCGCACTTGGACGAGCGTCGCTGGACCTGTCGCTCGCAGTAGTGCCCCAGCCCGGCCACACCGCTGGCGACGACCTGCCAGCCGAGCAGCAGCGCGAGCGTGAGAAGGCGCGACAGTCCAGACACGATGGCTCGGGTATACGCCGCGTCCGTCCCCGCCGCAACGCACGCGAACCGGGAGGGCCGTGCGCCGCTGACAGGCGCCATTCGAGAACCTCGGGCTAGAGCCGGGTGCCTCGTCCGCCCAGCGCCGCGCCGACCAGGAGGAGCACCGCCAGCACCAGCGCCACCGGGCCCAGCCAGTTGCCCCACACCAAGGCAAGCGAGGGGCGCACCTGCGCCGAGGGCACCCGCATGACCCGAGCCCCCCGCTGGTCATCCCCGATGTCGGTGAGCACCTCCCCGGAGGCATCGATGAGCGCGGAGACACCGGAGTTCGTCACGCGCACCTGCGGCCGGCGCGTCTCGATGCTGCGGAAGATGGCGTGGGTGAGGTGGAGCCCCGGCCCCCGAGTGCCCGCGAACCACGAGTCATTCGACAGCGTGAGCAGCAGGTCCGCGTCCTGTCGGGCCTCCTCCGCGACATACGAGGGGAAGAGGGTGTCGTAGCAGATGAGCGGCGCGACGCGGAGCATCCGCCCATCCCGTCGCCGCAGCGCCACCGTCCGAGGCCCGGGGCCTGGCGTCCAGCGCCCCGTCCAGGGAAGCCACGCGCGAAGATGTTCCGAGTCGATGGCCTCGGGCACCCACTCCGTCAATGGGAAGAGCTTGGACTTGCGATACACCGCGCGCTCAGGTGCACCGCCCTCCCCCGCCGAGGGAGACAGGAACATGGCGGCGTTGAACTCGCGCCCGTCCTCCACGTCGTAGGAGCCGAAGATGAGCGGCACGGCGCGAGCGGAGACATAGCCCGCAATCTCCGCGTCGAGCTCCGCGCCCGCCTCGCTCTTGGGCACACCGAAGGGCGTCGGGTACACCGTCTCGGGCCAGACGAGCACATCGAGCGGAGCCTCGCGCAGCAGCCCATCCGACAGGGCGTAGTGCGTATCGAGCACCATCCGTACCACTTCGTACGCGCCCCGCTCCGCCTTGAGCTTCTCGTAGTTCGTGATGTTGGCCTGCACCGCGCCCACCACCAGCAACGGCTCCGCGTGTGTCGCCGCGCGAAGCTCGTGAAGCCGGACGGCGCCATAGCCCATCAACGCCAGGACGATGGCCCCGGCCGCGAGCAACCGACGCAGCGCGAACGAAGCCCCTCGTCGGCGAAACGCATTCACCGCCGCGAGCAGACACTCATTGACGAGCAACAACACGAGCGTGAGCCCCGGCGCCCCCGCGAGGTCCGCGCCCTGGCGCAGCCGCTCCGAATACACGAGCGCCTGTCCCAACGTGTCCGCGAAGGGCTTGGGCGCCAGCCACTCCACGCCCACGAACACCAACACGCTCGCCATGGGGGGAAGCCACGCGGCCCTCGTCCCCACCGCGCGCCGGGCCAGGTGCCGCGCGAGCGCGGTGACAGGGAACTGAAGCTGGAACACGGGCGCCGTGAGCAGCAACAGCATCCAGCACAACCAGACCGGCGCCCCCGAATAGGAATGCAGGGCCCTCGGGAACCACGAGAAGACGACCGCGGTGAACGTGGCGCTGAGCACCCCACCGAGCACCAGCGCCTCCCGCGAGGTCCGCGCCTGGTCCACCGACGCGAGCCACGGCACCAACGCCACCCAGCCCAGCACGGTCCACGGAGCCTGAAGCAGCGAGAACGCCCACAGCGCCAAGGTGGTGGCGGCCATGGCGCACACCCAGCCCACGAAGCGAGCCGAGCCCGAGCCCGAAGGCGAAACCTCCACCAGCCGGCTCACGCTCAAGGAGCGTCCTTGGACTCGTCCGACTTGGGCAGCTCCAGCATCCGCAAGGGCATGCCCGGAGGCGCCAGCTCCTCGGGCACCACGCGATTCTCTGGGATGGGGATGGGCTGGCCATTCGCATCCACCGGTTTGTGGTCCGGGTGGAACATGAGGATGGCCTCGACGCGCTCACCCTCGTCCGTGGACTGGTAGTGGCGCACGTAGCCCGGAGGCAGCTCGAAGTCCTCCGGCACGACGATGCCCACCTTGAGGGGCTTCGTGCCGCGTTGATAGAGCTGAAGCCCCGTGCGCTCGGCCGGCGGCGGCATGTCTGACTCCGGCTGGGCGGGAGGCACGCCCTCCGCGACAGGCGGAGACGGAACCACCGGCTGCAAGGTGGCGCGCGGCGGCGCCGTGGGAGCCCGAGCCACCACCGGCGCGGGCGCGACGACGGGCGGCGGCGACTCGACGAAGGGCGACTCCTCCACCCCCACGTCCGAGTGGCTCCACCACACGCTCAACACGACACACAGGGCGGTGAAGATGAGCGCACCACCCACCAGCCAGCGCGCGGCCCCACCTCCCGAGGAAGGGCGCGGCGCGGCCACATGGGTGACGCCGTCTGGGTCGACGCGCCGTTCTGAAGATGAGTGCTGCGGCCGCATGCTCGCCGGGAGACCTCCGCGCTGCGTATGCTACGGACACCCTCTCGCCGAGGCAAACGCAGCCACCACATCGGCAACCGCTCTCCCTCCTCGCGCCATGAGCACTCTCTCCGTCTACAGCCTCCCTCTCAGCGAGCCCCTCCCTCCCGCCGTCGCGGAGGACTCGCGCTTCAGGCTCCACGCCTGGACACCCGCGCGACGCGCCGTGGCGATGCTCGCGCAGGCCGTGGCCCTGGGCAGCCTGCTCTTCTTCATCGGCTGGTTGGTGAAGGACATCCTCGCGGGAGAGCAGACGCTCACCCCGGAGCCGCTCGTGCTCGGGCTCCTCGCGGGTGTGGGCGGTCCCCTGCTGCTCGTGGCGGTGCTGCGCTTCCTCGCCCGGGCCACGCTGGAAGTGGGCGCCACGGACGTGACGCTCATCCTGCGCACGCGCGCGATGATGGAGATTCCCTTCCACACCGTGGCGTCGGTGCGCCCGTGGCGTCTGCCGCTGCCCGGGCCGGGACTGGTGCTGCGGCTGACATCGGGGCGGGAGCTCGACTACGGCCTGGAAGCCGAGGACGCGGTGCCGCTGCTCGAGGTGCTGCGCCGTCACGAGGCCACCCTGGGAGACGCGGCCTCACATCCGGTGCTGCGCTATGGACAGGCGCGCAAGGCGCTGTGGCGCAAGCGCTGGTACCACCTGCTCCTCAAGCTCGTGGTGTTTCCGCTGGTGCCCGCGGGCATCTTCTTCCGAGCCCATCAGTACATCGCCTTCGGCGGCGCGTTCGGCGAGTACCACCTGCTCGGCCTCGAGGCGTATCTGCGCACGTTCGGCCGCTATTACGCGCCGGTGGCGCTGAGCCTGTTGCTCATCGCGTGCCTCTGGCGCGGGGTGGCGGAGCTGGTGTCGCTCGCGGCGGCCTGGGCGGCGCCCTCGTGGACGCGCGGCGTGCGGCGGAGCGTCGAGTGGCTCGGACGGCTCATCTACTACGTGGGCATCCTCACCTTCACCGCGATGCGCTTCCTCGCCTAGAACGGACAAGGCCCCCAGCTCTCGAGGAGAACCAGGGGCCCTGGATGCGGCTCACATCACGGCGTGGAGGGGTTGAAGCGCGTGCCTTCCCAGCCCATGCGCTCGTGGCCGGTCTTGTTCCACTCGGGGTTCTTCCCGTTGACGACCTGGCCATCGGTGAACTGGGGCGCGCCCGTGCCGGAGCCCGAGCCCGAGAAGATGTTCACGCCGATGGTGGTGCCGAAGTACGTCGGGTGGGTGTTGTCCGACTGGATGTAGTCGTAGCTGGTGCTGGAGCTGACGAAGTGCGTGTTCGCATCGCGCAGCGTGCCGCGCAGCGCGCCGGTGATGCGAGCCACGTACGCGTCCTCGGTCTCACCGGAGACGTAGCGCAGGGCCTCGGAGTCCACCTGGCCGTCGCCGTTGGAGTCGTAGTCGGCGGCCATCATCTCCGCGAACGAGTCCGCGCACTTGAAGCCGTACTTGTCCGCCAGGTTGCAGGTGCGCCAGTTGCTGCGCACCAGCAGCGGGAGGAACTTCACCTGCTTGTTGATGGAGGCGCCCGTCCCGGCGTCCTTGCAGCCCGTCTGGACATTGTCCGCGTCGAAGCCGGGGTAGTAGATGTTGGAGACAATCTTGACCTTGGCCGTCGTCGCGTACTGGTTGATGGCCTGCATGGCCCTCTCCGTGTACGTGGTACAGGCCGCCAGCGCCGCCTCCAGGCCGCTGTAGTTACAGGTCCCCGTCTGGTCGGAGAACGCGCTGCGCGCCTGGAGATAGTCATTGCCGCACATCTCGAACATCACGACGCGCGTGTTGGCCGCCTGCATGTACGAGCGCTCGGAGACAATCTTGTTGTTGTAGATGTCGTCCGCGCGCGCGCCGGACTTCGTGCGGCGGATGACCTCCATGTCCGTGTTCCAGATTTTCGCCAGGTACTCACCCTGCACCACCGGAGCCGCGCGGCGGGCCACGCTGGTCAGCCCTCCGTTGTAGCCCGCATAGATGGAGTCGCCGTACGCCACGATGCGGTACTTCGTCGTGGACGTGGACCGGTCGATGGTCCACGACGTGTTCTGGTTGATGGTGCTCGCCATCGCGCTACCACTCACCGCGCCAGCCGCGACCACAGCGGCCAAGGACAGCCCATTGCGACGGAAGGACATGCCCGCTCTCTTTTCTTCCCACTGGGGGGATGTAGGGGAAGCCGGCACGCTACACGGCGTCGATTCGCGAATCACCCGCAAACTGGAATAACGCGCACAGTCAGAATTCGAGGAAGGCTTGAAACCCTGTATGACGCGACCTTGAGGTGTCTTGTTTTTGACGCATCGCGACGCGTGACGCGATGTTTCATGATGTCTCAAAAGTCCGGAAGGGAGGCCTGAGTGCGGTGGACGGGGAGTGCGCGGGTGTTGGCGCAGTGGTTGGTGTTGGGGGCGGTGGTGGGGGTGGTGTGCGGGGTGGCGTCGGCGGGGTTCCTGTGGCTGCTGGAGGAGGCGACGCGGCTCCGGGTGAGCAACCCGGCGCTCGTGTACGCGCTGCCCTTGGCGGGGTGGGTGTTGGGGGCGGTGTACGCGAAGTGGGGAGGGCCGGTGCGAGGGGGCAACAACCTGGTGCTCGACACGGTGCACACGGGGGATGCGCAGGTGCCGTTGCGGATGGCGCCGATGGTGTTGGTGGGGACGGTGTTGACGCACCTGTTTGGAGGCAGTGCGGGGCGGGAGGGGACGGCGGTGCAGATGGGTGGGAGCCTGGCGGACTGGATTGCGCACCGGTTCCGGGTGGGGCCGGACTTGAGGCGGGAGCTGTTGGCGGCGGGAATCGCGGGGGGCTTCGGTTCGGTGTTCGGGACGCCGGTGGCGGGGGCGGTGTTCGGGTTGGAGGTCGTGGTGGTGGGGCGGCTGGGCTACGAGGCGCTGCTGCCGGCGCTGGTGGCGTCGGTGGTGGGGGATTTGGTGACGCGGGGGTTGGGGATTCACCACACGGTGTATCCAGTGCCTGGGGCGTTGCCGTTGACGGTGCCGGTGGTGGGGAAGTGGTTGGTGTTCGCGGTGGGGGTGGCGGTGGTGGCGGTGTTGTTCGTGGAGGGGATGCACCGGCTGAAGGGGGTGTTGGAGCGGCGGGTGCCGTGGTTGCCGCTGCGGATGGCGATGGGTGGCACGGCGGTGGTGCTGTTGTGGCTGTGGGTGGGGACGGACGCGTATCTGGGGTTGGGGGTGCCGGGGATATTGCGAGCGTTCCAGGACCCGGCGCTGCCGGTGTCGGCGTTCGCGTGGAAGCTGGTGTTCACGGTGGTGACGTTGGGAGCGGGGTTCCTCGGGGGCGAGGTGACGCCGCTGTTCTTCATGGGCGCCAGCCTGGGGAACGTGTTGGCGCGGGGGCTCGGGTTGCCCGTGGACCTGGGGGCCGCGGTGGGGATGGCGGCGCTGTTCGCGGCGGCGGCGAATACGCCGCTCGCGTTGTCCATCATGGCGGTGGAGCTGGTGGGCGCGGGGGTGCTCCCGCACGTGATGATTGTGGCGACGGTGGCGTATCTACTGACGGGGCACCGCGGGATTTATCCGGCGCAACGGATTGGGCGTAGCAAGCACGGTGGGCCGCTGCTCGCGCGGTGGGTGCCGTTGCGGGAGATGGAGGAGGCCCGGGAGAAGCCCGGGCCCCGTGGGTCAGTAGGGCCGGAGAATCACGGCTCCGGGTAGTGGAAGACGCGGCCATCGTCTCCTACGATCCAGAACTCACTTCCTGTTGGGTTCATCGAGAGGCCGTACAGCGCCACTTCCGCCGCGAATGGCAGCACCGGCTCCCTGGCCCACCCAAATGGCGTAAACCGTCGCAGCCTCCCCGTCGTGCTCGCATCCACCATGTAGCACTGCTCGTTCCCCGGACTCTGCGGGTTGGCCCTGTCATACCTCATCGCCACGCTGGTGAAGTCGGAGGTCGAGTCCGGCGCTGGAGCCGCCACTCGGGTCCAGGTCGTCCCACCCGACCAGCGCCACACATGCCCCTCGTCGCCTACCGCGCACGCCTTGTTCTCTTCCCCAATCCACACCGCCTTCGCGAAATTAGCCTGGGCGTCGGAGTTGACGGAATGGAGCGTGACGGTGCCTCCACCAGTTGCACCGTTGTAGGAGCGCGCCCTGTTCTGCGTGCTGTTCACCGTGCCGCCCACCGTGAGGAGGAAATCCTCTCGCAATGAGTGGAGGCCATAGTGACGAACAGTACCTACGGCCGGGTCATGCAGAATAGAAAATGGATTAGGGCCCAACGTCCACTTGATGAGCCGTCCACCCACGTCTGTGAGATAGAGATATTGCGTTTGCCCCCCCGCCTCGAAGCCTACAATCCCTGTAATGGTCAGGGAGGGTTGCCCAGCGACCCGAGGAGGCGTGGTATCTGGAAAACAAGTGTGGTCCTCGGCTCCGTTGTGCAGGGCAATCCTCCCCTCTCGCCCTCCGAGGAATACTCGGCCTAGCGAGTCCACCCAGGACACCGTCCAATCATTGTTGCCACAGTTGTTCGGGTGGAAGACGTTTCCCGCGGGCGGAGCCGGAGTCGCCGAATCCCCATAGCTGAAGCTTTCGAATCTCAGATTCGCTGCTCGCTTCACCGCCAGCTTCCCCCCGGTCCCCGCAATCCAGACGGGATATCCGCCCACCGTCGTCGACACCGTCTTCATCGACACCGTCTTCCAATCACGGCTATTCGACGTCACAAAGTGGTCCGTCACCTGCTTCAGCGTGCCACCACACGTCGACGGTTCGTCAGCAATCCCGTTGGTGCAGTTGTTGTCGATGGCGTCACACAATTCTGGCGCTCCCCCAAACGTCGTGGGGTCCGCCTCATCGCAGTCCGTGTGCCGGTTTTCCACATGCCCCTGTGGAATCGACTGCCCCTCGCAAACGTCCACCGCCGCCACCGGCGCCCCATCTTGGTCCCCATCCGCGTCCGGATAGAACTTCCTCGGAGGCAGCGCGCTGCACGCCACCCCATCCCCCGCTTGATTGCAGACCTTGGTTCCCGTGCATCCCTGGTTTGTGCAGGCCTCTCCC is part of the Myxococcus landrumus genome and encodes:
- a CDS encoding putative metal-binding motif-containing protein; this encodes MSLWERLAVTGLLVLGGCSVPGLEEIRSERGAFIEVNYSPSFKQGCLVLLAEDATNAANFAVQRLSGMELASQRLPLEWRILRREGWSASAKVTITAHEQSCTGKEVDRSELVVNLSGERRTMTLVTLDEDGDGYVARNGDKGGSDCNDNGPNAAAMYPGNIEVCDDVDNNCDSRTDEGLPTEAFYRDADGDGVGAGQPVQRCGSVAGGWSNRTGDCNDSNREISPGAPEVCDEVDNNCVAGVDEGFDKEWYLDRDGDGAVDGTTRKIQCQQPAGYIRRPPNLDFDCRDDQDFNTPGKNEVCDNRDNNCINGVDEGFTEKGEACTNQGCTGTKVCNQAGDGVACSALPPRKFYPDADGDQDGAPVAAVDVCEGQSIPQGHVENRHTDCDEADPTTFGGAPELCDAIDNNCTNGIADEPSTCGGTLKQVTDHFVTSNSRDWKTVSMKTVSTTVGGYPVWIAGTGGKLAVKRAANLRFESFSYGDSATPAPPAGNVFHPNNCGNNDWTVSWVDSLGRVFLGGREGRIALHNGAEDHTCFPDTTPPRVAGQPSLTITGIVGFEAGGQTQYLYLTDVGGRLIKWTLGPNPFSILHDPAVGTVRHYGLHSLREDFLLTVGGTVNSTQNRARSYNGATGGGTVTLHSVNSDAQANFAKAVWIGEENKACAVGDEGHVWRWSGGTTWTRVAAPAPDSTSDFTSVAMRYDRANPQSPGNEQCYMVDASTTGRLRRFTPFGWAREPVLPFAAEVALYGLSMNPTGSEFWIVGDDGRVFHYPEP